In Daphnia magna isolate NIES linkage group LG6, ASM2063170v1.1, whole genome shotgun sequence, the following are encoded in one genomic region:
- the LOC116924782 gene encoding uncharacterized protein LOC116924782, with the protein MDRSSRLTVLAAVLTLVLSSCCHAENTVFYRPLRVYANEEVALPCWELIDASHLIIWITPAEVVIGPDYHDVSGKYTIDLEGSLVVNDTEKNDTGIYKCISRSPDGPYTTTETELEVIDASYLPEVDEWQKNLARGLIAAASTAALFISACGFYHFNWEERHPQGKSKRSSISSGSHPSSATSSDTPNLHELKGLDNPALTIDTNEIDSGL; encoded by the exons ATGGATCGCAGCTCGAGACTGACGGTGTTGGCTGCGGTGCTGACGTTGGTTCTGAGTTCGTGTTGTCACGCTGAAAATACGGTATTCTACAGACCTCTACGCGTTTACGCTAACGAAGAGGTAGCTTTACCTTGCTGGGAATTGATTGATGCCAGCCATTTGATAATTTGGATCACACCCGCAGAAGTTGTAATTGGACCTGACTATCATGATGTTTCCGGAAAGTACACCATCGATTTAGAAGGATCACTAGTTGTCAAC gacacggaaaaaaaCGATACTGGAATTTACAAATGCATTTCTAGATCACCTGATGGACCTTACACCACGACGGAAACCGAGCTGGAAGTGATTGACGCTTCGTATCTTCCCGAAGTGGACGAATGGCAG AAAAATTTAGCTAGAGGATTGATAGCTGCCGCCTCGACCGCCGCTTTGTTTATTTCAGCTTGCGGATTTTATCATTTTAATTGGGAGGAACGTCACCCACAAGGCAAATCTAAGC ggtcTTCGATAAGTAGCGGATCTCATCCGTCATCTGCGACATCGTCAGACACTCCGAACCTGCACGAATTGAAAGGTTTGGATAATCCAGCCCTAACGATCGATACGAACGAGATCGATTCCGGGCTGTga
- the LOC116924784 gene encoding solute carrier family 13 member 5, producing MFQLFRNHIFPYWKSIIVMSVPLLLLPLPVISGTKEASCGYIILIMAIYWMTEALPLPITSLIPVVAFPLFGILDTGKVCMAYMKETNMMFIGGLILALGIEFCNLHKRVALAVLLFVGAKPRWLMVGFMATTAFLSMWISNTATTAMMVPIVEAVVCELYKINEGDESPGSSHVTLAISSDSVLELVPNSLDAKDIQQKAASSSASSKAAENEARRKVRVGVMMSIAYASNIGGTGSLIGSSPQLALKGILQETFGTTELNFASWMAFNIPGVIINLFFAWLWIQFLFIGFSDKRTDAEREKEVKKMIRQKFRDLGRMSFHEGAVLVLFIICVMLWFFRDPGFVPGWAHFIEDAHVDDATAVMIIVLFLFSIPAKPAFWCLRPKGESGPEKPSPALLDWKYVQDRLPWGIVLLLGGGFALSDATQASGLSDWIGQQLTGLSVLPPFVIMLIICIITATITEVASNTATANILLPILADTAVSIGVNPLYLMVPATVTCSYAFMLPVATPPNAIVFSAAKMDPVEMMKSGWFMNIVCVIVICVLMETWGDVIFNSKDFPAWANTTIPDTPENLCNVTKFVGVNVYESGWAI from the exons ATGTTTCAGTTGTTCCGTAATCATATTTTCCCTTACTGGAAATCCATCATCGTTATGTCTGTTCCCCTGTTACTTTTGCCACTTCCTGTTATATCAGGAACGAAG GAAGCATCATGCGGATACATCATTTTGATCATGGCCATATATTGGATGACGGAAGCATTGCCACTTCCAATTACGAGCTTGATTCCGGTTGTTGCTTTCCCCCTCTTTGGCATTTTGGACACGGGCAAAGTTTGCATGGCTTACATGAAG GAAACGAACATGATGTTCATTGGAGGACTCATCCTTGCTCTAGGAATTGAGTTTTGCAATTTACACAAACGAGTGGCTTTGGCTGTGCTGCTGTTCGTCGGTGCTAAGCCTAGATG GTTAATGGTAGGTTTCATGGCAACGACAGCTTTTCTGTCCATGTGGATCTCCAACACGGCCACAACAGCCATGATGGTTCCAATCGTAGAAGCGGTCGTCTGCGAATTGTATAAG ATCAACGAGGGGGATGAATCACCTGGATCTTCGCACGTCACCCTTGCCATATCCAGCGACAGTGTTCTAGAACTTGTGCCCAATTCGCTGGATGCTAAAGACATTCAGCAGAAAGCAGCGTCTTCATCTGCATCGTCGAAAGCAGCCGAAAATGAAGCGAGACGGAAAGTGCGCGTGGGCGTGATGATGTCCATAG CTTATGCCTCGAATATCGGTGGAACTGGATCTTTGATCGGATCATCTCCCCAATTAGCGCTGAAAGGGATCTTGCAAGA AACTTTCGGCACGACGGAATTGAATTTCGCCAGCTGGATGGCTTTCAATATTCCCGGCGTGATTATTAACCTGTTCTTCGCTTGGTTATGGATACAATTTCTGTTCATCGGATTCAGCGACAAAAG AACCGATGCCGAACGGGAGAAGGAGGTGAAAAAAATGATCCGCCAAAAATTCAGAGATCTCGGTCGTATGTCGTTCCACGAAGGAGCCGTTCTCGTCCTGTTCATCATCTGCGTTATGCTGTGGTTTTTCCGCGACCCTGGCTTTGTGCCTGGCTGGGCGCATTTCATCGAGGACGCGCACGTTGATGACGCCACGGCCGTTATGATTATAGTTCTGTTTTTGTTCAGCATTCCAGCCAAGCCTGCCTTTTGGTGTTTACGTCCGAAAGGAG AGAGTGGACCAGAAAAGCCCAGCCCTGCCCTTCTAGATTGGAAATACGTTCAAGATAGGCTACCGTGGGGGATTGTCCTTCTTTTAG gAGGTGGATTTGCATTGTCTGACGCCACACAAGCGTCCGGATTATCGGACTGGATTGGGCAGCAATTGACCGGTTTGTCCGTTCTTCCTCCGTTCGTCATCATGTTAATTATATGCATTATCACGGCTACGATAACGGAAGTTGCATCTAACACCGCCACGGCCAACATTCTCCTTCCCATCCTAGCAGACACG GCTGTATCGATCGGTGTCAATCCTTTGTACTTGATGGTGCCAGCCACAGTTACTTG TTCTTACGCGTTTATGCTGCCCGTTGCCACGCCTCCCAATGCGATCGTTTTCTCCGCCGCCAAAATGGATCCAGTCGAAATG ATGAAATCCGGTTGGTTCATGAACATCGTTTGCGTCATTGTCATTTGCGTCTTGATGGAGACGTGGGGTGATGTCATTTTCAACAGCAAAGATTTCCCGGCGTGGGCAAACACTACCATACCGGACACTCCTGAAAACTTATGCAACGTCACTAAATTCGTCGGCGTCAATGTTTACGAGTCCGGCTGGGCTATTTAA
- the LOC116924785 gene encoding bombesin receptor subtype-3, translated as MANQSVVTSLFHLSNSSVFHSNNATDFDATDHDDVIKNIRMVFTMFGVVLGLVAIALNAAIIIALAVKNVPTPFSLQTLHLMASLAAADLLLLMFGLPYDLVAANDGYWLEGPIGCQMSAYLPEASRFAWVGTVLLAMPLRWPSMMKMRKWATVWALLVWTLSLSAVIPFALHVDCLGLAQTSGDYPTTPDGTEENDPCFCVFTVSQSEVVRMFGSSLLAFSLLPVIAIAMISLKTGTYEGQSPDMDKWNTSPRRLAIMLLAFMACTLPRYVHIVVNYSEHAPTMDGHYGLALSIMEILCCSLFYCSTLIHLVVSPHPRALLRHFCRHRQRQNYVTEN; from the exons ATGGCAAACCAGTCAGTTGTGACGTCACTGTTCCACCTATCGAATTCGAGTGTCTTCCACTCAAACAACGCCACTGATTTTGACGCCACCGATCACGATGATGTCATCAAAAATATTCGCATGGTATTCACCATGTTCGGCGTAGTGCTCGGACTCGTGGCCATCGCTTTGAACGCTGCCATTATCATAGCACTGGCCGTCAAGAATGTTCCAACTCCATTTTCGTTACAAACACTCCATCTGATGGCTTCGCTGGCGGCTGCCGATTTGCTTCTTCTAATGTTCG GTTTACCTTACGATCTAGTTGCTGCAAACGACGGCTATTGGTTGGAGGGACCGATCGGATGTCAAATGTCCGCTTATCTTCCTGAAGC GTCACGTTTTGCTTGGGTCGGCACAGTTCTGTTAGCCATGCCACTTCGTTGGCCATCGATGATGAAGATGCGCAAATGGGCCACCGTGTGGGCGCTGCTCGTTTGGACGCTTTCGTTGTCTGCCGTTATTCCGTTCGCCCTTCACGTCGACTGTCTCGGATTGGCTCAGACGTCTGGTGATTACCCGACTACACCGGACGGAACAGAAGAGAACGATCCTTGTTTCTGCGTGTTCACAGTGAGTCAATCGGAAGTCGTTCGCATGTTCGGTTCGTCTCTTCTGGCTTTCTCGCTCTTGCCCGTCATCGCTATCGCGATGATCAGCTTGAAGACGGGGACGTACGAAGGACAATCACCCGACATGGACAAATGGAACACATCTCCTAGGCGGCTGG CCATCATGTTGTTAGCATTTATGGCATGCACTTTGCCTCGCTATGTCCACATTGTAGTCAACTATTCCGAACACGCTCCAACAATGGATGGCCATTACGGATTGGCCTTGTCGATCATGGAAATCCTTTGCTGCAGCCTTTTCTATTGCTCGACGTTGATTCATCTGGTTGTATCACCGCATCCGCGTGCCTTACTACGCCATTTTTGCAGACATCGTCAACGCCAAAACTACGTCACTGAAAACTAA
- the LOC116924783 gene encoding uncharacterized protein LOC116924783 — MRPFESYRRQPRTISMASAVSDSVNEGSPQMNISVETAESVYFILSSAWRAGRTQWPQTAAEKAAEKNEYYKAYDPLTGLKIAATLSGFLTMAVLYVFYKAKCKRLKFMRSSSDEDSIVIDQPASQPHLHESNPGLTADSSAFYQVEVECGSANKFQHYCESGRETPSGSIVTSQQPALHQSTVTIKSSQPQYYADDSEMPAWKIYAKELFLYGGSGLWRSASLQKGSDPVLLVAQSSFDETINSRSQRTGSLSGSVMGGLGIYRCDSRKPSSVFAYPTRNSQSRLQVPNVQPKTACVSQLHRQRSLNRQDCSRQDEVITGSGRDQQLQSPFNKKNLPGRSVSFRESDMTNYSRSKRVARSRPGSLHNNRPDYSRLRSGSCSNAETGHLRPDTLAVGHRRSSFRTPSRQPSIRENRRHAVTPSTSVDLPIPSLPPPSPRSRLAVVHRVHIQQPEDSKNKSTYCRSASLTSEPISRGWRSSIAKMIRAKSTSGHSVRSNGERTECSSPKNRRNRNPSSLANAEMGLAPSTKQEERDNGNSQREGHIDICVIQATPAASPCTSIRSTFSGDSLDSATAKNIPSFSSFQPSAVMSVRDRRKCFARMKGQTIDHDNALAIDTSFLAPPMVEYNVGLSPSSLLSYPLADLRSHRSTSPAGHSASTWLQVFNEEPHPLKDNCHPPTKRPAAVSTGNKSRSSALTGEHLGVGQLPSPAEVVKGGRPASHQVSNSSPTYSNTQEQSTPFPF, encoded by the exons ATGCGGCCGTTTGAATCGTATAGGCGACAACCGAGGACGATATCGATGGCTTCGGCCGTCAGTGATTCAGTCAACGAGGGCTCGCCGCAAATGAACATCAGCGTCGAAACGGCTGAGTCGGTTTACTTTATCCTGTCATCAGCGTGGCGTGCAGGAAGAACTCAATGGCCGCAGACGGCTGCCGAGAAGGCCGCTGAAAAGAACGAATATTACAAAGCTTATGATCCCCTCACTGGGCTCAAAATTGCTGCCACTCTTTCGGGATTCTTGACGATGGCCGTCCTCTACGTTTTTTATAAG GCAAAGTGCAAGAGGTTGAAATTCATGCGAAGTTCCAGCGACGAGGATTCGATAGTAATCGACCAGCCGGCGTCTCAGCCGCACTTACACGAGAGCAATCCAGGTCTGACGGCAGACTCTTCGGCCTTCTACCAAGTCGAAGTGGAATGCGGTAGCGCTAACAAGTTTCAACATTATTGCGAATCCGGCCGCGAAACGCCATCAGGCAGCATCGTGACATCGCAACAGCCAGCCCTGCACCAATCGACTGTCACAATCAAATCGTCTCAGCCGCAATATTACGCAGATGACAGTGAGATGCCAGCGTGGAAAATCTACGCCAAAGAGCT ATTTCTTTACGGTGGGTCGGGGTTATGGCGATCTGCCAGTCTCCAAAAAGGAAGCGATCCCGTTCTACTGGTGGCCCAGTCTTCTTTCGACGAGACGATCAATAGCCGCAGTCAACGGACTGGTAGTTTATCAG GTTCCGTCATGGGCGGATTGGGCATTTACCGGTGCGATTCTCGTAAACCGTCGTCCGTGTTCGCCTACCCGACGCGCAACAGCCAGTCACGCCTGCAAGTGCCGAACGTGCAACCGAAAACGGCGTGCGTGTCGCAGCTGCATCGCCAACGCTCGTTGAATCGTCAGGATTGCAGCCGCCAGGACGAGGTGATTACTGGAAGCGGTCGTGACCAACAGCTGCAAAGTCCTTTCAACAAAAAGAATCTACCTGGACGGTCGGTTTCGTTCCGTGAAAGCGACATGACCAATTACAGCCGAAGTAAACGCGTTGCTCGCAGTCGGCCGGGATCGTTGCACAACAATCGGCCCGATTACAGCCGACTGAGAAGTGGCAGTTGCAGTAACGCCGAGACGGGACATTTGCGACCGGATACTCTTGCAGTGGGCCATCGTCGATCGTCGTTTCGAACGCCGTCCAGGCAGCCGTCAATCCGAGAAAACCGCCGCCATGCCGTTACGCCTAGTACGTCGGTTGACCTACCGATACCGTCACTTCCGCCACCATCGCCGCGTTCTCGTCTGGCGGTCGTGCATCGCGTTCACATCCAGCAGCCGGAAGATTCCAAGAATAAATCGACGTATTGCCGTTCGGCTTCGCTGACCAGTGAACCGATTTCACGCGGATGGCGATCATCGATTGCTAAGATGATCAGAGCCAAGAGCACAAGTGGACATTCGGTGAGATCCAACGGTGAGCGAACCGAATGCTCCTCACCGAAGAATCGCCGCAATCGCAATCCGAGCAGCCTGGCCAACGCAGAAATGGGCCTGGCACCAAGCACCAAACAGGAGGAGCGTGACAACGGCAACTCTCAACGTGAAGGACACATTGATATTTGCGTGATCCAGGCGACGCCGGCCGCTTCGCCTTGCACGAGCATCCGCAGTACTTTCAGTGGCGATAGTTTGGATTCGGCCACGGCCAAGAACATCCCATCTTTTTCTAGTTTCCAGCCGTCGGCCGTCATGTCGGTGCGCGATCGTCGGAAGTGTTTCGCTCGCATGAAAGGCCAAACAATCGATCACGACAATGCGTTGGCCATTGACACCTCTTTCCTAGCTCCCCCGATGGTTGAGTACAACGTTGGGCTCAGTCCGTCTTCGCTGTTGTCTTACCCGTTGGCCGACTTGCGTTCCCATCGCTCCACTAGTCCAGCTGGCCATTCGGCTTCCACTTGGCTTCAAGTGTTCAACGAAGAGCCGCATCCGTTGAAAGACAACTGCCATCCGCCGACTAAGAGGCCAGCTGCCGTTAGTACCGGCAATAAGTCGCGATCATCGGCGCTAACTGGAGAACACCTGGGCGTCGGCCAGCTTCCATCGCCCGCTGAAGTGGTGAAAGGCGGCCGACCGGCTAGCCACCAAGTTTCGAATTCTAGCCCGACTTATTCAAACACCCAAGAGCAGAGCACCCCATTTCCATTTTGA